A part of Limihaloglobus sulfuriphilus genomic DNA contains:
- a CDS encoding SPFH domain-containing protein → MKETYKRAAYLSSAAFILSLVFFVTLFIGSGISNYPVIRYLGWYGLSGSLIWLYLVILYYLKYLAEIEKLDYSMMAAESSSTIFQGSSERKAMFMVARNRLTVYEKWFTPGFSLLTAAMYIGFGLSTLKSSAGVLDEVQGKPLGPALLMVAVAFISFAFSRYATGTSATSASKALRGGGSNMLSFSLIAIVLAVMLALKFFQYDMPIRIGTRVVPYIMLLIGGEIVVSQIFDIYRPRFAGQYHMPAFDSRLLSTINEPGGILHTAAHTIDYQFGFKVSQTWFYKLLEKAILPLVLFMMLAMYLLSCFVVVNPGQQAVIEYFGSFERGKLAEPGLTLKLPWPIEKAYIYNTDRIQQIHVGYQEKDEGQDSNEISRKPLLWGEKHYEYEYRLLVSTDRVEDSDEGVVPVSIVIAAVPIQYRIKDLQAYVYNHNNPVGLLESICYRELVRYGANARVETEAFGDEVKTNSLLGAGRGEAARSLKKSIQKYSDEIGLGVEIVMVGLQGVHPPLEVAKEYEQVIGSIQKRQAIILDALAMENKIMTELGGGINQVNRLYEMAEEYQAKKSTADRQELEKMALELDEAFTSASGEIFKDLSQARSYAYDKSETARAEGERFASQILAFREAPRIYLQQLRLQTLEETLQDIRKYVVVSDDQDSEVMIVDLQESLAPSLYDIEVPE, encoded by the coding sequence ATGAAAGAAACATATAAAAGGGCAGCGTACCTGTCCTCAGCGGCGTTTATACTTAGTCTGGTCTTTTTCGTGACCCTGTTCATAGGTTCGGGCATAAGCAATTACCCTGTGATAAGATATCTTGGCTGGTACGGGCTCTCAGGCTCTTTGATCTGGCTGTATCTTGTTATCTTGTATTACCTTAAGTACCTTGCAGAGATTGAGAAGCTCGATTATTCGATGATGGCCGCGGAGAGCTCAAGCACCATTTTTCAGGGCAGCAGCGAGCGCAAAGCGATGTTCATGGTGGCCCGCAACCGTCTGACGGTATATGAAAAATGGTTTACGCCGGGATTTTCTTTGCTGACAGCAGCGATGTATATCGGTTTTGGGCTTTCCACTCTCAAAAGCAGCGCGGGCGTATTGGATGAAGTCCAGGGCAAACCCCTTGGCCCTGCACTGCTTATGGTTGCTGTGGCGTTTATAAGTTTCGCATTTTCACGCTATGCCACTGGTACTTCTGCCACTTCTGCCAGCAAGGCACTCCGGGGCGGGGGCAGTAATATGCTTTCTTTTTCGCTGATAGCCATAGTTCTGGCGGTAATGCTTGCACTGAAGTTTTTCCAGTACGACATGCCGATTCGCATCGGAACCCGGGTTGTTCCTTATATTATGCTCTTAATCGGCGGCGAGATAGTCGTGAGCCAGATATTTGATATCTACCGCCCCCGTTTTGCCGGACAGTATCACATGCCCGCGTTTGATTCGCGTCTTCTCAGTACAATAAACGAGCCCGGCGGCATTCTCCACACCGCAGCGCATACTATAGACTACCAGTTTGGTTTCAAGGTCTCGCAGACCTGGTTCTACAAACTCCTTGAAAAGGCGATTCTGCCGCTTGTTCTGTTTATGATGCTGGCGATGTATCTGCTTAGCTGTTTTGTAGTTGTCAATCCCGGACAGCAGGCGGTCATCGAGTATTTCGGCTCTTTTGAGCGGGGCAAACTCGCCGAGCCGGGGCTTACTCTAAAGCTGCCGTGGCCGATTGAGAAGGCCTATATATACAATACCGACAGAATACAGCAGATACACGTTGGTTATCAGGAGAAAGATGAAGGGCAGGATTCGAATGAAATTTCCCGCAAGCCTCTGCTCTGGGGCGAAAAGCACTATGAGTATGAATATCGCCTGCTTGTTTCCACCGACAGGGTGGAAGATAGTGATGAAGGTGTTGTTCCCGTTAGTATAGTAATCGCGGCGGTTCCGATTCAGTATCGCATAAAAGACCTCCAGGCTTATGTTTATAATCATAACAATCCTGTCGGCTTATTGGAATCGATATGTTACCGTGAGCTGGTTCGCTACGGCGCGAATGCCCGCGTTGAGACAGAGGCGTTCGGCGATGAGGTTAAAACAAACAGCCTGCTGGGTGCCGGCCGCGGCGAGGCGGCAAGAAGCCTTAAGAAGAGTATTCAGAAATACAGCGACGAGATCGGCCTTGGAGTCGAAATCGTTATGGTCGGCCTGCAGGGTGTTCATCCGCCGCTGGAGGTTGCCAAGGAGTATGAGCAGGTTATCGGCTCTATTCAGAAGCGTCAGGCGATTATCCTGGATGCCCTGGCAATGGAAAACAAGATCATGACCGAGCTTGGCGGCGGGATTAACCAGGTCAACAGGCTCTACGAAATGGCAGAAGAGTATCAGGCAAAGAAATCAACCGCCGACCGGCAGGAGCTTGAGAAAATGGCCCTTGAGCTGGACGAGGCGTTTACCAGCGCCAGCGGCGAGATATTTAAAGACCTAAGCCAGGCCCGCAGTTATGCTTATGATAAAAGCGAGACTGCACGTGCCGAGGGTGAGCGGTTTGCTTCCCAGATACTGGCTTTCCGTGAAGCCCCGCGGATATATCTCCAGCAGCTTCGTCTTCAGACGCTTGAGGAGACACTTCAGGATATCAGAAAATATGTCGTGGTCTCCGATGACCAGGACAGCGAAGTCATGATTGTTGATCTCCAGGAGAGTCTGGCGCCGAGCCTGTATGATATAGAGGTGCCCGAATAA
- a CDS encoding DUF2335 domain-containing protein — MNRKTRQRNAKKADSDNSESLPANVESVLKELESLPEDQKELVFQIQATQLIHQFSGPIPPPAVMAEYEKIQKGLAERIIQMSEAELKHRQQAERDDLEHKHSLQINEQKLQHQEIQFNQKTMHRRLFTGQVFAMISVLVFSVGGFVLIFNGYTKSGIVFVGSTLTAIVWAFLDYRHTSKKEIQAMDEEFSKQSDSDK, encoded by the coding sequence ATGAACCGCAAGACACGACAGAGAAACGCTAAAAAGGCTGATTCAGACAATTCGGAAAGCCTTCCTGCAAATGTAGAGAGCGTCCTTAAAGAGCTTGAGAGTCTGCCGGAGGACCAGAAAGAGCTTGTTTTTCAGATACAGGCTACACAGTTGATTCATCAATTTTCAGGTCCGATCCCGCCGCCGGCTGTTATGGCGGAATATGAAAAGATCCAAAAGGGGCTTGCTGAACGTATTATTCAGATGAGTGAGGCCGAGCTCAAACACCGTCAGCAGGCGGAAAGGGATGATCTGGAGCACAAGCACAGCCTGCAAATCAATGAACAGAAATTGCAGCACCAGGAGATACAGTTCAATCAAAAGACTATGCACAGACGCCTTTTCACCGGGCAGGTGTTTGCGATGATATCAGTCTTAGTCTTTTCTGTAGGCGGGTTTGTGTTGATTTTTAATGGCTATACCAAGTCAGGCATAGTTTTTGTCGGCAGTACCTTGACAGCAATAGTCTGGGCGTTTCTGGATTACAGGCATACAAGCAAAAAGGAAATTCAGGCTATGGACGAAGAATTCAGCAAACAGTCCGATAGTGATAAGTAG
- a CDS encoding ABC transporter permease: protein MIPAKITAIAANTFKETIRQPIFGIIVFLGILIFIFSPSITMYSIDDDNKLLRELGFSTLFLAGLFIAVFSSTGAIVEELENKTVMTVLTKPIPRWGFILGKFLGLVLAVAIAHYILTVAMMFVQRHGVMSTASDELDWTVITAGIITICVSILLATLMNYISDWSFIASSMIFMAALATVFLGILFFIDRHWQVNIQENGLHAFDAYSSILLFLAVTIMVAAAVLFSTRLNLVGTLLMCIAVFLLGLISDYIFGRYADTYLWAKLGRLLVPNFQVFWISDAIYQESKITVSYIWKALSYAACYTAGILALAGAAFQNRQMS from the coding sequence ATGATACCTGCAAAAATAACGGCTATAGCCGCCAATACTTTTAAGGAAACGATACGTCAGCCGATTTTCGGCATTATAGTATTTCTGGGAATACTGATATTTATATTCAGCCCGTCAATAACTATGTACTCAATCGACGACGACAACAAACTCCTGCGGGAGTTAGGCTTTTCTACGCTGTTTCTGGCAGGGTTGTTCATAGCTGTTTTCTCCTCTACCGGAGCAATCGTGGAGGAGCTTGAAAACAAAACAGTTATGACAGTTTTAACCAAACCGATACCCCGCTGGGGATTTATCCTGGGCAAATTTCTCGGGCTGGTGCTGGCGGTGGCTATCGCACACTACATACTCACAGTCGCGATGATGTTTGTCCAGCGGCACGGCGTGATGTCAACGGCCTCGGACGAGCTGGACTGGACTGTCATAACAGCAGGAATAATAACCATTTGCGTATCAATTCTGCTGGCAACGCTGATGAACTACATCTCTGACTGGAGCTTTATCGCCTCGTCGATGATTTTCATGGCCGCCCTGGCAACGGTATTTCTGGGGATACTTTTCTTTATAGACCGCCACTGGCAGGTAAATATCCAGGAAAACGGACTGCACGCCTTTGATGCGTACAGCTCAATACTGCTGTTTCTGGCGGTAACTATCATGGTCGCCGCGGCGGTGCTGTTCTCAACACGGCTCAACCTGGTCGGAACGCTGCTGATGTGTATAGCCGTATTTCTCTTAGGGCTTATAAGTGATTATATCTTCGGCAGATACGCAGATACCTACCTCTGGGCAAAGCTCGGCCGCCTGCTCGTTCCAAACTTCCAGGTATTCTGGATTAGCGACGCGATATACCAGGAAAGCAAAATAACCGTAAGCTATATATGGAAAGCTCTCAGCTATGCCGCCTGTTATACCGCGGGCATTCTGGCACTGGCGGGCGCTGCATTCCAGAACCGCCAGATGAGCTGA
- a CDS encoding EamA family transporter, protein MIALLFVSFVWAFSFGLIKEELSGVNPELAGLLRLCISLLVFVPFLRIKSLGPRLCLRLMAVGAVQYGLMYVTYISSFTYLQAHQVAMMTITTPLYVAIIAGLYQRQLNIRAIVAVIGAIAGALIIVMRSLTPADFGLGMILLQISNVCFAWGQVYYRKLAGDNPKIKTREVFAVIYLGAVITAAAATASSRGFSGITELNLRQWAVIFYLGALASGLCFFLWNWAAVRVRVGTLAAANNLKIPLAITCSLLFFGETVNIPRLIIGGGIIAAVFVWSSKGKRR, encoded by the coding sequence ATGATTGCATTGCTATTTGTATCGTTTGTCTGGGCGTTTTCGTTCGGCCTCATAAAAGAAGAGCTCAGCGGTGTAAATCCCGAGCTGGCAGGCTTGCTGCGTCTGTGTATATCTCTACTGGTATTTGTCCCGTTTTTACGGATAAAATCTCTGGGCCCGCGGCTTTGCCTGCGGCTGATGGCTGTCGGAGCGGTGCAGTACGGATTGATGTATGTTACTTATATAAGCTCATTTACCTATCTGCAGGCGCATCAGGTGGCAATGATGACGATAACCACGCCTCTGTATGTGGCAATTATCGCGGGTCTGTATCAGAGACAGCTAAACATCAGGGCCATTGTTGCTGTCATCGGCGCAATCGCAGGGGCACTGATCATAGTTATGCGCAGCTTAACGCCGGCCGATTTCGGTTTGGGCATGATTCTGCTGCAAATATCAAACGTCTGTTTTGCCTGGGGACAGGTGTACTACCGAAAACTCGCCGGAGATAACCCCAAAATCAAAACGCGGGAGGTCTTCGCGGTGATATACCTCGGTGCGGTCATAACGGCTGCCGCCGCGACTGCCTCAAGCCGCGGATTTTCCGGCATAACCGAGCTGAATCTCCGCCAGTGGGCGGTTATCTTTTATCTCGGAGCGCTTGCCTCGGGATTGTGTTTCTTTCTGTGGAACTGGGCGGCGGTTCGGGTCAGGGTCGGCACACTTGCAGCGGCAAACAACCTCAAAATCCCGCTGGCAATCACCTGCTCACTGTTATTTTTCGGTGAAACAGTCAATATTCCCCGACTGATTATCGGCGGCGGCATTATCGCGGCAGTTTTTGTATGGAGCTCAAAAGGAAAGCGAAGATAA